The Podospora pseudocomata strain CBS 415.72m chromosome 1 map unlocalized CBS415.72m_1, whole genome shotgun sequence genome has a segment encoding these proteins:
- the FPR3 gene encoding peptidylprolyl isomerase fpr3 (COG:O; EggNog:ENOG503NVTP), which yields MPLLPVAVYGQDVPPGQLVPAEIQFPATIRITMAALDPTAAPEADEEGNIPAVHRSTLKIIRVVNDDEGDDEDEDEYLQKLLGGGDDEESDEESDEEANGGPSDPAKSKKAKRAAAIKKLMEATQEESDEEMEDVKPNGKKGKAKAEAEEESDEESDEDDEEEGELEEFVVCTLDTERTYQQPIDLVIGEGERVFFTVTGTHTVYVTGNYVVTEDEEDEEDDEESDEDYDDDMRAVLEGDSDDDMSDELDEIDGAERIKEIDTDEEEAPKLVDTKKKGKKRAAEEEAEGLDELIAKDEKKNKKQKKNKSEAATTEAKESPSTKGDKKVQFAKNLEQGPTGPAKDKAAEKPAEKKALGVKVVNGVTIDDRKAGTGRTVKNGDRVGMRYIGKLQNGKVFDSNKKGAPFSFKIGKGEVIKGWDIGILGMAVGGERRLTIPAHLAYGSKSLPGIPANSTLIFDVKLIEIK from the exons atgcctcttcttcctgtcgCCGTCTATGGCCAAGATGTGCCTCCCGGACAGCTTGTCCCAGCCGAGATCCAGTTCCCTGCGACC ATTCGCATCACCATGGCTGCTCTTGACCCTACCGCCGCCCCcgaggctgatgaggagggcaACATCCCCGCCGTCCACCGCTCTACCCTGAAGATCATCAGAGTCGtcaacgacgacgagggcgatgatgaggacgaggacgagtaCCTCCAGAAgcttctcggcggcggcgacgacgaggagtcTGACGAGGAGTCCGATGAGGAGGCCAACGGCGGCCCCAGCGACCCcgccaagtccaagaaggcgaagcgcgccgctgccatcaagaagctgatGGAGGCTACCCAGGAGGAGTCcgatgaggagatggaggacgTCAAGCCCAACGGAAAGAAGggcaaggccaaggccgaggccgaggaggagagcgatGAGGAgagcgacgaggacgatgaggaggagggtgagcttGAGGAGTTCGTTGTCTGCACTCTTGACACCGAGCGC ACCTACCAGCAGCCCATCGACCTTGTCAttggcgagggcgagagGGTCTTCTTCACCGTCACCGGTACCCACACTGTCTACGTCACTGGCAACTACGTGGTcaccgaggacgaggaggacgaggaggacgatgaggagtCCGATGAGgactacgacgacgacatgcGCGCCGTCCTCGAGGGTGACTCCGATGATGACATGAGCGATGAGCTCGACGAGATCGATGGTGCTGAGCGCATCAAGGAGATCGacaccgacgaggaggaggctccCAAGCTCGTCGataccaagaagaagggcaagaagagagccgctgaggaggaggccgagggccTCGACGAGTTGATCgccaaggacgagaagaagaacaagaagcagaagaagaacaagagcgAGGCTGCTACTACTGAGGCCAAGGAGTCTCCCTCCACCAAGGGTGATAAGAAGGTCCAGTTCGCCAAGAACCTTGAGCAAGGCCCTACCGGCCCTGCTAAGGACAAGGCTGCTGAGAAGCccgccgagaagaaggctctTGGTGTCAAGGTTGTCAACGGTGTCACCATCGACGACCGCAAGGCTGGTACCGGCCGCACCGTGAAGAACGGCGACCGCGTTGGCATGCGTTACATTGGCAAGCTCCAGAACGGCAAGGTTTTTGATTCCAACAAGAAGGGCGCGCCTTTCAGCTTCAAGATTGGCAAGGGTGAGGTCATCAAGGGCTGGGACATTGGTATTCTCGGCATGGCCGTCGGTGGCGAGCGTCGGTTGACTATTCCCGCCCACCTCGCCTACGGCAGCAAGTCCCTCCCCGGCATCCCTGCCAACAGCACTCTCATCTTCGATGTCAAGCTCATCGAGATCAAGTAA